In the Gossypium arboreum isolate Shixiya-1 chromosome 10, ASM2569848v2, whole genome shotgun sequence genome, one interval contains:
- the LOC108488294 gene encoding uncharacterized protein LOC108488294, with translation MTFLGHVVSVEGIRVDPQKIKAVVDWKPPKMTAKQQESFEKLKDVLTKAPILIHPESGKEFTVYSDASHISLGCMLMQDGKVVAYASRQLKPHETNYPIHDLELAAVVFALKTW, from the exons ATGACATTTCTAGGACATGTAGTGTCGGTAGAGGGAATAAGGGTGGATCCTCAGAAAATTAAAGCTGTAgtagattggaaaccaccgaagatG ACTGCTAAGcaacaagagagttttgagaaactgaaagaTGTTTTGACTAAGGCTCCTATTTTGATACatccagagtctgggaaggaatttactgtttatagtgatgcatcgcacATTAGCTTGGGTTGtatgttgatgcaagatggtaaggtggttgcttatgcatctcgtcagctcaAGCCTCATGAGACAAATTACCCCATTCATGACTTGGAATtagctgcggtggtgtttgcattgaagacttggtga
- the LOC108488293 gene encoding uncharacterized protein LOC108488293, with protein MHPGGNKLYRDLRELYWWPGLKREVTEGSWEDYLPLAEFTYNNSYQSSIRVASFEALYGHRFRTPTYWTELGKRQKSYADLKRKEIEYFVRDYVFLKISPWKKILRFGRKGKLSPRFIGPYQILRRVGLILDRDFKVLRKKSVPLVKVLWRNHGSKEAAWEPEEAMRHQYPHLF; from the exons atgcatcctggcggtAACAAGTTATATCGAGATCTTCGTGAgctatactggtggccagggttgaaacgCGAAGTTACTGA AGGTAGCTGGGAGGATTAtttgccattggcagagtttaCTTATAACAACAGCTACCAGTCTAGTATTCGAGTGGCATCGTTCGAGGCGTTGTATGGTCATAGGTTTCGTACTCCTACCTATTGGACTGAGCTGGGTAAGCG gcaaaagtcttatgcagacttgaagcGTAAAGAGATCGAGTACTTTGTGAGGGATTATGTCTTTCTCAAgatctcaccatggaagaaaattttgaggtttGGGCGGAAAGGCAAGcttagccctaggtttattggaccttaccaAATACTTAGGCGGGTGGGACTG ATATTGGATCGTGATTTTAAGGTATTAAGAAAGAAATCTGTTCCACTggtcaaagtgctttggcgtaatcacggTTCAAAGGAAGCCGCATGGGAGCCTGAGGAGGCGATGCGACATCAATACCCTCACTTATTCTGa